A stretch of Geotrypetes seraphini chromosome 2, aGeoSer1.1, whole genome shotgun sequence DNA encodes these proteins:
- the NXPH1 gene encoding neurexophilin-1: protein MQAVYWYALLLLQPTLYLVTCANLTNSGKSELLKSGSSKSALKHIWTESSKDLSISRFLSQTLHGKENETALDLRYDTPEPYSEQDLWDWLRNSTDLQEPRPRAKRRPIVKTGKFKKMFGWGDFHSNIKTVKLNLLITGKIVDHGNGTFSVYFRHNSTGQGNVSVSLVPPTKIVEFDLAQQSVIDSKDSKSFNCRVEYEKVDKATKNTHCNYDPSKTCYQEQTQSHVSWLCSKPFKVICIYISFYSTDYKLVQKVCPDYNYHSDTPYFPSG, encoded by the coding sequence GTCACGTGTGCAAATTTAACAAACAGTGGAAAATCAGAACTTCTAAAATCAGGAAGCTCCAAATCAGCACTAAAGCACATATGGACAGAAAGTAGCAAAGACTTGTCCATCAGCCGATTTCTGTCACAGACTTTGCATGGCAAGGAAAATGAAACTGCTTTGGATCTGCGCTATGACACCCCAGAACCTTATTCAGAGCAAGATCTCTGGGATTGgctgaggaactccacagatcTGCAGGAGCCTCGCCCCAGGGCTAAAAGACGGCCTATTGTCAAGACAGGGAAATTCAAGAAAATGTTTGGCTGGGGTGATTTTCACTCCAACATTAAAACTGTCAAGTTAAACCTATTAATAACAGGGAAAATTGTAGACCATGGCAATGGAACCTTTAGTGTTTACTTCAGGCACAATTCCACCGGTCAAGGGAATGTGTCTGTGAGCTTGGTGCCCCCTACCAAAATTGTGGAATTTGACTTGGCTCAGCAATCAGTGATTGATTCCAAAGATTCCAAGTCCTTTAATTGCCGTGTTGAATATGAAAAGGTTGACAAGGCTACCAAGAACACACATTGCAACTATGATCCTTCAAAAACATGTTATCAGGAGCAGACCCAAAGTCACGTGTCATGGTTGTGCTCTAAGCCCTTCAAAGTAATCTGTATTTACATTTCATTCTACAGTACAGATTATAAACTAGTACAGAAAGTGTGTCCTGATTACAACTACCACAGCGACACACCCTACTTCCCTTCTGGTTGA